In Paraflavitalea devenefica, the following are encoded in one genomic region:
- a CDS encoding ClpP family protease: MNYSKYTAKPYRMDDEEEKEEQPKSDLMIFSKKLEQYFFDTRSIYLWGVVDDKSARDVTTKLLLLDADKPGTEIKFYINSPGGIVTSGMVIYDTLRMIKSPVSTICMGLAASMGSILLSGGTKGSRYIYPHGEVMIHQPSLGGHIQGVSADLEIQAKQTKRVKEISARILAENCGKKPEQVMKDFDRDYWMDAKEAIEYGIVDKVFEKF, from the coding sequence ATGAACTACTCAAAATATACAGCCAAGCCCTATCGCATGGACGATGAAGAAGAAAAGGAAGAACAACCCAAGTCGGACCTTATGATCTTCAGCAAAAAGCTGGAGCAGTATTTCTTCGACACCCGCAGCATTTACCTCTGGGGGGTAGTTGACGACAAATCGGCCAGGGACGTAACCACCAAATTACTCCTGCTGGATGCCGATAAGCCTGGAACGGAGATCAAATTTTATATCAATAGCCCCGGTGGGATCGTAACCAGCGGTATGGTCATCTATGATACCCTGAGAATGATTAAAAGCCCTGTCAGCACCATCTGTATGGGCCTGGCAGCATCCATGGGCTCTATCCTGCTCAGTGGCGGGACCAAGGGCAGCCGGTACATCTACCCTCACGGGGAAGTAATGATCCACCAGCCCAGCCTCGGAGGCCATATACAGGGGGTTAGCGCCGATCTGGAAATACAGGCCAAGCAAACCAAGCGCGTAAAAGAGATCAGCGCCCGTATCCTGGCCGAAAACTGCGGCAAAAAGCCGGAACAGGTCATGAAAGACTTTGACCGCGATTACTGGATGGACGCCAAGGAAGCCATCGAATATGGCATTGTGGACAAGGTTTTCGAGAAATTCTAA
- the tig gene encoding trigger factor → MATVTRENIGLLNDRITVKVAKEDYLPSFEKALKNYSKTANIPGFRKGMVPAGMIKKMHGQSVFTDEVLRTVEKQLSDFMQNEKLEIFAQPLPMMENNPNQLNVNEPSEYAFAFEIGLKPDFKVADLATEKATRYKVTITDEMMNEEVDRLRLRHGKMTDPETVTGDDNVLNVTFTETDEEGNVAEDGVKKDNSLLVKYFAQDFRKTLLGRKKDDAVQVQLTKAFDEKEREWILGDLGFDKHDTAAAGKFFNMLITKVGLVEKAELNEEFFEAAYPGKGIKTEEEFRNTVKAEIQSYWDKQGSNHLQHELYHVLLDHTKIEFPESFLKRWIQMGGEEPKTAEQAEHEFPTFANQLKWTLIIDKLVRDNNIEVKPEDLQAFARNQLFSYMGMPGGAEEQPWVADYINRMMQDRKFVEDAYHRIQTEKIFNWAETQINATEKPVTVDEFTKELEKHQHHHH, encoded by the coding sequence ATGGCAACAGTTACCAGAGAGAATATAGGTCTGCTGAACGACAGGATCACTGTCAAAGTGGCCAAAGAAGATTACCTGCCCTCTTTTGAAAAAGCCCTGAAGAATTATAGCAAAACTGCCAATATACCAGGTTTCCGGAAAGGAATGGTACCTGCCGGCATGATCAAAAAAATGCATGGCCAGTCTGTATTTACGGATGAAGTATTAAGGACCGTAGAGAAACAACTGAGCGACTTCATGCAGAACGAAAAGCTGGAGATCTTTGCCCAGCCACTGCCGATGATGGAAAACAACCCCAATCAGTTGAACGTTAATGAACCTTCCGAGTACGCTTTTGCTTTCGAAATAGGTTTGAAACCCGACTTTAAAGTAGCCGACCTGGCTACCGAAAAAGCTACCCGCTATAAAGTGACCATTACCGACGAAATGATGAATGAGGAAGTGGATCGCTTACGTTTGCGTCATGGTAAAATGACCGATCCGGAAACAGTGACCGGCGATGACAACGTACTGAATGTAACCTTCACAGAAACGGATGAAGAAGGCAATGTGGCAGAAGACGGTGTAAAGAAAGACAACTCCCTCCTGGTAAAATATTTTGCACAAGATTTTCGCAAGACTTTACTCGGCAGGAAAAAGGATGATGCCGTGCAGGTACAATTAACCAAAGCCTTTGATGAAAAGGAAAGAGAATGGATACTGGGCGATCTGGGCTTTGATAAACATGATACAGCCGCCGCCGGTAAGTTCTTCAACATGCTCATCACCAAAGTAGGACTGGTAGAGAAAGCTGAGCTGAACGAAGAATTCTTTGAAGCAGCCTATCCCGGCAAAGGCATTAAAACAGAAGAAGAATTCCGCAACACTGTAAAAGCGGAAATTCAATCGTACTGGGATAAACAAGGCAGCAACCACTTGCAGCATGAATTATACCACGTACTGCTCGATCATACCAAAATTGAGTTCCCCGAATCATTCCTCAAACGTTGGATCCAGATGGGCGGTGAAGAGCCGAAAACGGCCGAACAAGCTGAACACGAGTTTCCCACCTTCGCCAACCAACTGAAATGGACGCTCATTATTGATAAGCTTGTACGTGATAACAACATTGAAGTAAAGCCCGAAGACCTGCAGGCTTTTGCCCGGAATCAATTGTTCAGCTATATGGGAATGCCCGGAGGCGCTGAAGAACAACCCTGGGTAGCAGATTACATCAACCGGATGATGCAGGACAGGAAGTTTGTAGAAGATGCCTACCACCGCATCCAGACAGAAAAAATATTCAACTGGGCTGAAACACAGATCAACGCTACCGAAAAACCGGTAACTGTAGACGAGTTCACCAAGGAGCTGGAAAAGCACCAGCACCACCACCATTAA
- a CDS encoding ClpP family protease: MNLSKEFEKYAVKHRGISSNTLNDYQKYQVTNLTPNIIEERPMNVAVMDVYSRLMMDRIIFLGYPINDEVANIVTAQLLFLESTDRTRDIQMYINSPGGSVYSGLGVYDTMQYITPDVSTICIGMAASMAAVLLCAGTKGKRTALKHSRVMLHQPSGAIGGQASDIEITVNEIKKIKKNLYDIISNHTGKTGKQVEKDCERDYWLTSIEAKDYGLVDEVLLINPRKEKKED, encoded by the coding sequence ATGAACCTCAGCAAAGAATTTGAAAAATACGCAGTGAAGCACAGGGGTATCTCCAGCAATACGTTGAATGATTACCAAAAATACCAGGTAACCAATCTTACGCCCAATATTATTGAAGAACGCCCTATGAATGTAGCTGTGATGGACGTATACAGCCGCCTCATGATGGACCGGATCATCTTCCTTGGCTACCCCATCAATGATGAAGTAGCCAATATCGTAACCGCCCAGTTATTATTCCTTGAAAGTACCGACCGTACCCGCGATATCCAGATGTACATCAATTCCCCCGGTGGTAGTGTATATTCAGGCCTGGGTGTATATGACACCATGCAATACATCACGCCCGATGTATCCACCATCTGTATCGGTATGGCAGCCTCTATGGCCGCCGTGCTGCTTTGCGCCGGCACCAAAGGTAAGCGTACAGCCCTGAAACACAGCCGGGTAATGTTGCACCAGCCCAGTGGCGCCATCGGCGGTCAGGCCAGCGATATCGAGATCACCGTCAATGAGATCAAAAAGATCAAAAAGAACCTGTACGATATCATCTCTAATCATACCGGCAAAACCGGCAAACAGGTAGAAAAAGATTGCGAGCGCGACTACTGGCTCACCTCCATAGAAGCCAAGGACTATGGCCTGGTAGATGAAGTATTGCTCATCAACCCACGTAAAGAGAAAAAAGAAGACTAA
- a CDS encoding TonB-dependent receptor, translating to MRLLYILLFTCITSGSFAQKINGFIKDAQGAPISGTTISLLKTADSAVIKLALSNDSGFYSFPRVLEGNYLVSASHTGYQPIFSAPFSMGTADNTIPDLVMQPAAAGMQAVTVTARKPLIEVKADKTILNVEGTINATGSDALELLRRSPGVIVDKDDRLSMSGKNGVKIYVDGRPSPLAGQDLAAWLKSLQSSQIESIQLITNPSAKYDAAGNAGIINIVLKKNKAFGTNGSVNAGWNIGTYAKYNGGFSLNHRNKKVNVFGSYSAYKRPMESHIDSRRTLPDTLFDQRGLFLMKSTGHNFKTGIDYFPNKKTTLGIMVNGSLNNTDLDNYSRTPIIHRPTGITNRILVADNNGDSKSDNININLNYVHTYSSNKSLTINGDYGFHKKSNSQLQSNNYLDAAGEEKIRSILSQMITPTRVNLYSWKADYEQNLGKGKLEAGGKISWVNTDNDFQQYNIYASGQELDKDRSNRFRYTENINAAYVNYNRSFKGFTIQAGLRAENTNLEGTSNGLKKTGTDYTPYQSSFKRNYTDLFPSAAITFNKNPMSQFSLTWSRRIDRPAYSDLNPFEFKIDDYMFIKGNINLRPQYTNSFGLTHIYKGSLTTTLNYSLVKDMFTALTDTAETSKAAISSLNLATQKVLSLNVSYMLQYKSFMSYMNMNTNYSTYEANMGTGRNINRNATNFSFFAQNSLRFAKTWTAELTGYYYSPFYTGTSKYKAMWSMDAGIQKQILKGKATIKTALSDVFRTLKYREVSDFAGQQTISNTSFESRLFKLSISYRFGNTQVKAARQRSTGLEDEQKRAQGGTGSKGVK from the coding sequence ATGCGTCTGCTTTATATACTCCTGTTCACCTGCATTACCTCCGGCAGCTTTGCCCAAAAAATAAACGGTTTTATTAAGGATGCACAAGGGGCGCCCATCAGCGGAACAACTATTAGCTTATTAAAGACTGCCGATTCCGCCGTGATAAAACTGGCCCTATCCAATGATTCCGGCTTCTACAGCTTTCCCCGCGTATTGGAAGGCAACTACCTGGTAAGCGCCAGCCATACAGGCTACCAGCCTATCTTTTCTGCCCCTTTTTCAATGGGTACTGCCGATAATACTATACCCGATCTGGTCATGCAACCTGCTGCTGCCGGTATGCAGGCCGTTACAGTGACTGCCCGGAAACCACTGATTGAAGTAAAAGCCGATAAAACCATCCTGAACGTAGAGGGAACCATCAATGCCACAGGGTCAGATGCATTGGAACTATTACGCAGGTCCCCCGGCGTAATCGTTGATAAAGATGACAGACTTAGTATGAGCGGTAAAAACGGCGTAAAGATCTATGTGGATGGCCGCCCTTCACCGTTGGCCGGCCAGGACCTTGCTGCCTGGCTCAAATCCCTGCAATCTTCACAGATTGAATCCATCCAGCTCATCACCAATCCTTCTGCCAAATACGATGCCGCAGGTAATGCAGGTATTATCAATATCGTACTGAAAAAGAACAAAGCCTTTGGTACCAATGGCTCGGTCAATGCAGGCTGGAACATCGGCACCTATGCTAAATACAATGGCGGCTTTTCACTGAACCACAGAAATAAAAAGGTGAACGTCTTTGGCAGCTATAGCGCCTACAAGCGTCCTATGGAATCGCACATTGATTCCCGCCGCACCCTTCCCGATACCCTGTTCGACCAGCGCGGTTTATTCCTTATGAAAAGTACCGGGCACAACTTTAAAACAGGCATTGACTACTTCCCCAACAAAAAAACCACCCTGGGAATAATGGTCAATGGCAGCCTGAACAATACTGACCTCGACAACTACAGCCGTACACCCATTATCCATCGCCCAACCGGTATTACCAACCGGATACTGGTAGCCGACAACAACGGCGATAGCAAAAGCGACAATATCAATATCAACCTGAACTATGTACACACTTATAGCAGCAACAAAAGCCTTACCATCAATGGCGATTATGGCTTCCACAAAAAAAGCAATAGCCAGCTACAGTCCAATAATTACCTCGATGCAGCGGGTGAAGAAAAGATCAGGAGTATACTGAGCCAGATGATTACCCCAACGCGTGTTAACCTTTACTCCTGGAAAGCCGATTACGAACAAAACCTGGGAAAAGGAAAGCTGGAAGCAGGGGGGAAAATATCCTGGGTAAATACCGACAATGATTTTCAGCAATACAATATTTATGCATCCGGGCAGGAATTGGACAAAGACCGCAGCAACCGTTTCCGTTATACTGAAAACATCAATGCCGCCTATGTGAACTATAACAGGTCTTTTAAAGGCTTCACCATCCAGGCAGGCTTACGGGCAGAGAATACCAATCTAGAAGGCACCTCCAATGGCCTGAAGAAGACCGGCACAGATTATACGCCTTATCAATCTTCTTTCAAACGCAACTATACCGACCTCTTTCCGAGTGCAGCCATCACCTTCAACAAAAACCCTATGAGCCAGTTCAGCCTCACCTGGAGCCGCCGTATTGACCGGCCTGCCTATAGCGACCTGAATCCTTTTGAATTTAAAATAGACGACTACATGTTCATCAAAGGCAATATCAACCTGCGCCCCCAATATACCAATAGCTTTGGCCTTACACATATCTACAAAGGCAGTTTAACCACTACCCTGAACTATAGCCTGGTAAAAGATATGTTCACGGCATTGACCGACACTGCAGAAACATCAAAAGCCGCCATATCCAGCTTAAACCTGGCCACGCAAAAAGTGCTCAGCCTCAACGTAAGCTATATGCTGCAATACAAATCCTTCATGTCTTACATGAATATGAATACCAATTACTCAACATACGAAGCCAATATGGGGACCGGACGTAACATCAACAGGAATGCCACCAACTTCAGCTTCTTTGCACAAAACAGCCTTCGCTTTGCCAAAACCTGGACAGCCGAACTGACCGGTTACTACTATTCGCCCTTCTATACCGGTACATCCAAATACAAGGCTATGTGGAGCATGGATGCAGGCATTCAAAAACAAATACTAAAGGGGAAAGCCACCATTAAAACAGCCCTGAGTGATGTATTCCGCACCCTGAAATACCGGGAAGTGAGTGATTTTGCAGGACAACAAACCATATCCAATACCAGTTTCGAAAGCCGCCTGTTCAAACTGAGCATTAGTTACCGCTTTGGCAATACGCAGGTAAAAGCTGCCCGCCAGCGCAGTACCGGTCTGGAAGATGAACAAAAAAGAGCACAGGGAGGAACCGGAAGCAAGGGAGTAAAATAG
- a CDS encoding sensor histidine kinase, with protein MFANLKALSDYKNVSFVFKLLSQKRFSLLKVFWIVLIIHIILMVLAVMSMYTFPSKNQPAELQGLFNKYSLISTAAGLAFYTFFYYFAVNHFYHLIANKKGLFHYFTSSILVSFILWGYYLADGYLRPDLQEGAWSPAIALVFFLVCFLLSAVPCMLIAFIASHGDEKKQRKVLEEQKMQLEVEKSNANLNFLKAQINPHFLHNTLNFLYAKSLPYSPELSEGILTLSDIMRYALSEGNLKNGKAALKDEIEHLRNVIRIHQLRYNNNLHVNFEVNGIVNGTTIIPFVLITIVENAFKHGDLKSTEYPIDIRLTVDDNSLQFYCRNKKKAGPKELSTGIGLDNIKKRLDLAYKDQYTLDIKDEHELYTTQLIIHTL; from the coding sequence ATGTTTGCTAATTTAAAGGCTTTATCCGATTATAAAAACGTATCGTTTGTGTTTAAACTATTATCACAAAAAAGGTTTTCGCTGCTGAAGGTATTCTGGATAGTACTGATCATCCATATCATATTGATGGTACTGGCAGTAATGTCTATGTACACGTTTCCTTCAAAAAATCAACCCGCAGAATTGCAAGGCCTTTTCAATAAATATTCCCTGATAAGTACTGCAGCAGGGTTGGCATTCTATACTTTCTTTTATTATTTCGCGGTCAATCATTTCTATCACCTCATCGCTAATAAAAAAGGTTTATTTCATTATTTCACTTCTTCTATATTGGTATCATTCATACTTTGGGGTTATTACTTAGCGGATGGCTATTTGAGACCTGATTTACAAGAAGGCGCATGGAGTCCCGCTATTGCGCTTGTCTTTTTCTTAGTATGTTTTCTTCTTTCTGCCGTTCCTTGCATGCTTATCGCTTTTATAGCCAGTCATGGCGATGAGAAAAAACAGCGCAAGGTTCTGGAAGAACAGAAAATGCAGCTCGAAGTAGAAAAATCCAATGCCAATTTAAACTTCCTCAAAGCACAGATCAACCCACATTTCCTGCACAATACCCTCAATTTCCTGTATGCCAAATCCCTCCCCTACTCACCGGAACTTTCCGAGGGCATACTAACATTAAGCGACATTATGCGCTACGCTTTGAGCGAAGGGAATTTAAAAAATGGTAAAGCCGCCCTTAAGGATGAAATAGAGCACCTGCGCAATGTGATCAGGATCCACCAGCTTCGTTATAACAACAACCTGCACGTTAACTTTGAAGTGAATGGCATCGTCAACGGGACCACCATCATTCCCTTTGTGCTCATTACCATCGTCGAAAATGCCTTCAAACATGGCGACCTGAAAAGTACCGAATACCCGATAGATATCCGACTAACTGTTGACGACAACAGCCTGCAGTTCTATTGCCGCAATAAAAAGAAAGCAGGACCCAAGGAGCTTTCTACAGGTATTGGACTTGATAACATCAAAAAACGGCTCGATCTTGCCTATAAAGACCAGTATACCCTTGACATAAAAGATGAACACGAATTGTATACCACCCAATTAATCATTCATACACTATGA
- the clpX gene encoding ATP-dependent Clp protease ATP-binding subunit ClpX: MAKTTLHCSFCGRSRDEVKILIAGQEGHICENCVEHAREIIEQELMIRSETPAASSSFKLNVKKPVEVKRFLDEYVIGQDDAKKVLAVAVYNHYKRLQQKVAEGDVDIEKSNIVMVGETGTGKTLLAKTIAKLLNVPFAIVDATVFTEAGYVGEDVESILTRLLQVCNYDVPAAERGIVYIDEIDKIARKGDNPSITRDVSGEGVQQGLLKLLEGTDVLVPPQGGRKHPEQKLIKINTQNILFICGGAFDGIDRVIARRVNTNAIGFNVNKDLQEHMKKNLLQYINATDLKSFGLIPELLGRLPVVTHLNPLDKSTLRSILTEPKNALIKQYKKLFELENIQLNVDEDVLDFMVDKALEYKLGARGLRSICESILTDAMFEMPSSKQQTFHLTLDYAQKKFDKSKMSLLKVA, from the coding sequence ATGGCAAAGACAACCTTACATTGTTCTTTTTGTGGGCGTAGCCGCGATGAGGTGAAAATCCTTATTGCCGGCCAGGAAGGTCATATTTGTGAGAACTGTGTAGAACATGCCCGCGAAATTATTGAGCAGGAACTTATGATCCGTAGTGAAACACCGGCTGCTTCCTCCTCTTTTAAATTAAACGTAAAAAAGCCGGTGGAAGTAAAGCGCTTCCTCGATGAATATGTCATCGGACAGGATGATGCTAAAAAAGTACTGGCCGTAGCAGTATACAATCACTACAAACGTCTTCAGCAAAAAGTGGCGGAAGGTGATGTGGACATCGAGAAGAGCAATATCGTAATGGTAGGAGAAACCGGTACCGGTAAAACACTCCTGGCTAAAACCATTGCCAAGCTGCTCAACGTTCCTTTTGCTATTGTAGATGCTACTGTATTTACAGAGGCCGGTTATGTGGGGGAGGATGTGGAAAGCATCTTAACCCGTTTATTACAGGTTTGTAACTATGATGTACCCGCTGCTGAAAGGGGTATCGTTTACATAGATGAGATTGATAAAATTGCCCGCAAAGGCGATAACCCTTCCATCACCCGCGATGTAAGCGGCGAAGGGGTTCAGCAGGGCCTGTTAAAACTCCTCGAAGGAACCGATGTACTGGTACCCCCGCAGGGAGGCCGTAAACATCCGGAACAAAAGCTCATCAAGATCAATACCCAGAACATCCTCTTCATTTGTGGAGGCGCCTTCGATGGTATTGACAGGGTCATTGCACGCCGGGTGAACACCAATGCCATCGGGTTCAATGTAAACAAAGACCTGCAGGAACACATGAAAAAGAACCTGCTGCAGTACATCAATGCTACCGACCTCAAATCATTCGGATTGATCCCGGAGCTGCTGGGCCGTTTGCCGGTAGTTACCCACCTCAATCCGTTGGATAAATCCACCCTGCGTTCCATTCTTACCGAACCCAAGAACGCGCTCATCAAACAGTATAAAAAACTGTTTGAACTGGAAAACATCCAACTCAATGTAGATGAAGATGTGCTGGATTTCATGGTAGACAAAGCCCTTGAATACAAGCTCGGCGCAAGAGGCTTACGCAGCATTTGTGAAAGCATCCTCACCGATGCCATGTTTGAGATGCCATCCTCCAAGCAACAAACCTTCCACCTCACGTTGGATTATGCCCAGAAGAAGTTCGACAAGAGCAAAATGAGCTTACTCAAAGTAGCATAA
- a CDS encoding universal stress protein: MQTILVPVDFSPVSRNAAIYAAELARFFQARLLLFHAYMLPTPVSEVPYVMVTADEMQQENEAFLKKEAQNLHSTYGVEVESLVRIGIASDEIRELAKEESVDLVVMGMKGAGGLDKIIGSTTTNVIRKLKTPVLIIPHDAGYKQVQHITYASDFSYKTSSNLFAPLLEIAKTLGAKIHILHVQKDAVKIDELAGRKSTERAFSGYDHEFVNVTDNSVTHGINDYLQHHASELLVMVAHTHTFFERIFSKSRTTAMCYETKIPLLVLQDKG, translated from the coding sequence ATGCAAACGATACTTGTTCCGGTTGATTTTTCACCGGTTTCCCGAAACGCTGCCATATACGCCGCAGAACTGGCCAGGTTCTTCCAGGCCCGCCTGTTATTGTTCCATGCCTACATGCTGCCCACCCCCGTCAGCGAGGTACCGTATGTAATGGTAACCGCCGATGAAATGCAGCAGGAAAATGAGGCCTTTCTCAAAAAGGAAGCCCAAAACCTCCATTCCACCTATGGCGTGGAAGTAGAATCGCTGGTACGGATCGGCATTGCCTCGGATGAGATCAGGGAACTGGCCAAAGAGGAGTCCGTTGACCTCGTAGTCATGGGCATGAAGGGAGCCGGTGGACTGGATAAGATCATTGGCAGCACCACCACCAACGTCATCCGCAAGTTAAAGACACCTGTCCTTATCATTCCACACGACGCCGGTTATAAGCAGGTACAACATATTACTTACGCCAGTGATTTCAGTTATAAAACCAGCAGCAACCTCTTCGCCCCCCTGCTGGAAATAGCCAAAACACTGGGGGCTAAGATCCATATATTACACGTACAGAAAGACGCCGTTAAAATAGATGAGCTGGCCGGCAGGAAAAGCACAGAACGGGCTTTCAGTGGTTATGACCATGAATTTGTGAACGTTACAGACAATTCTGTTACCCATGGCATCAATGACTACCTCCAGCACCATGCCAGCGAGCTATTGGTCATGGTGGCCCATACCCATACCTTCTTTGAACGCATCTTCTCCAAAAGCCGCACCACCGCCATGTGCTATGAAACGAAGATCCCCCTCCTGGTACTACAGGATAAAGGGTAG
- a CDS encoding acyl-CoA dehydrogenase has protein sequence MNFETSELTQQVAQTARDFAQQHIKPYVMDWDESQTFPVEVFKEMGKLGLMGVLVPEKYEGAGLTYLEYVAILQEIGKVCGSVGLSVAAHNSLCTGHIMAFGNEEQKQKYLPKLATAQWLGAWGLTEPNTGSDAGNMKTTAVRDGDHWVLNGTKCWITHGKSGDVAVVIARTGEPRSKDNATAFVVERGTPGFSGGKKENKLGMRASETAEMIFDNCRIPDANRLGEVGAGFKQSLKVLDGGRISIAALSLGIAKGAYEASVQYSKERHQFDQPIANFQGISFKLADMATEIMAAELLTLQACDLKIRGEQMTKEAAMAKYYASEVAVKVANDAVQIFGGYGYTKDFPVEKYYRDSKLCTIGEGTSEIQKLVISREVLKA, from the coding sequence ATGAATTTCGAGACTTCTGAATTAACACAACAGGTAGCGCAAACAGCCCGGGATTTTGCACAACAGCACATTAAGCCCTATGTAATGGACTGGGATGAAAGCCAGACTTTCCCGGTTGAAGTATTCAAAGAGATGGGAAAGCTGGGGTTGATGGGGGTACTGGTGCCTGAAAAGTATGAAGGCGCTGGGCTTACGTATCTTGAGTATGTAGCCATTTTGCAGGAGATAGGTAAAGTTTGTGGTTCTGTGGGCCTGAGTGTTGCTGCTCATAATTCCCTCTGTACGGGGCATATTATGGCATTTGGCAACGAGGAGCAGAAGCAAAAATACCTGCCCAAACTGGCTACGGCCCAGTGGTTGGGCGCCTGGGGATTAACTGAACCCAATACCGGTAGTGATGCTGGTAATATGAAGACCACTGCTGTAAGAGATGGTGACCATTGGGTACTGAATGGCACCAAATGCTGGATTACCCATGGTAAAAGCGGTGATGTGGCAGTAGTGATTGCCCGTACCGGCGAACCACGATCCAAGGACAATGCCACAGCCTTTGTAGTGGAACGTGGCACACCAGGTTTTTCAGGTGGTAAGAAGGAGAATAAGCTGGGCATGCGCGCCAGCGAAACGGCCGAAATGATCTTTGATAATTGCCGGATACCGGATGCCAACCGTCTTGGTGAAGTAGGAGCGGGATTTAAGCAATCCCTGAAGGTGCTGGATGGCGGGCGTATTTCCATTGCGGCTTTGTCATTGGGTATTGCGAAAGGCGCTTATGAAGCTTCTGTGCAATATTCCAAAGAGCGTCACCAGTTTGACCAGCCGATTGCCAATTTCCAGGGTATTTCGTTTAAGCTGGCCGATATGGCAACGGAGATCATGGCGGCAGAGTTGCTTACGCTGCAGGCCTGTGACCTGAAGATAAGAGGTGAGCAGATGACGAAGGAAGCTGCTATGGCTAAGTATTATGCCAGTGAGGTAGCGGTGAAAGTGGCCAATGATGCTGTACAAATATTCGGGGGCTATGGTTATACCAAAGATTTCCCGGTAGAAAAATATTATCGCGATAGTAAACTCTGTACTATCGGCGAAGGTACCTCTGAAATCCAGAAGCTGGTTATTTCGAGAGAAGTTTTAAAAGCCTGA
- a CDS encoding LytR/AlgR family response regulator transcription factor, which translates to MIRCLIVDDEQHALDILLHYINQTPLLQLVASTTNPLEALQIVATQKVDLIFLDIQMPELSGIDFIRSINGKSKVILTTAYPEFALEGYDLDVVDYLLKPIRLPRFLTAVQKAATALNNTTPEPPREQPEDDYIFVKTESKGKLLKINLADIDYIEGMKNYIAIYSGGKKTLVYTSMKDMEERLPGRHFIRVHKSFIIAIDRITGIEGNRVLLKGITAEIVASENYKAELMKIVKGKII; encoded by the coding sequence ATGATTCGTTGCCTTATCGTTGACGATGAACAGCACGCATTAGACATCCTGCTGCACTACATCAATCAAACACCTTTATTACAGCTCGTGGCTTCCACCACCAATCCGCTGGAAGCCTTACAAATAGTGGCCACCCAAAAAGTTGACCTGATCTTTTTAGATATCCAGATGCCCGAGCTGTCGGGTATTGACTTCATCAGGTCCATCAATGGAAAAAGTAAAGTCATCCTTACCACAGCCTATCCGGAGTTTGCGCTCGAAGGCTATGACCTCGATGTAGTGGATTACTTATTAAAACCCATCCGCCTGCCACGCTTCCTCACGGCTGTGCAAAAGGCAGCAACAGCACTCAACAATACAACTCCGGAGCCTCCCAGGGAACAGCCGGAGGACGATTACATATTCGTTAAAACAGAATCCAAAGGAAAGCTCCTGAAGATCAACCTGGCCGATATAGACTACATAGAAGGCATGAAAAACTACATAGCCATCTATTCGGGCGGAAAGAAAACATTGGTATACACCAGCATGAAAGATATGGAGGAGCGCCTGCCTGGCCGGCACTTCATCCGGGTGCATAAGTCTTTCATCATTGCCATAGACCGTATCACGGGCATTGAAGGCAACCGGGTATTGCTGAAAGGCATCACGGCCGAAATAGTAGCCAGTGAAAACTACAAAGCCGAACTGATGAAAATAGTGAAAGGGAAGATCATCTAA